A genome region from Prionailurus bengalensis isolate Pbe53 chromosome B4, Fcat_Pben_1.1_paternal_pri, whole genome shotgun sequence includes the following:
- the LOC122472311 gene encoding olfactory receptor 8S1-like, which translates to MDNFTFFTEFILLGLSADCRIQTLLFVVFLGIYLLTLVGNLVMILVIRGDSHLHIPMYFFLGHLSFLDICFSSVTMPKMLQNFLSQKKSISVWGCITQSFFFLLCGCAEASLLSAMAYDRYAAICHPLLYTMVMNRPLCMVMVSAAWGIGVLNSLVNNLFIHKLHFCGSNIIFHFCCELPSLFPLSCTDPTANKFLLSGSSAFLGLLTLPLILFSYSRIISAILNIRSSEGQAKAFSTCSSHLTVVLLFYGTALFRYISPASGSVLERVVSIQYSVITSLLNPLIYSLKNQEVKAALQRILRQ; encoded by the coding sequence ATGGATAACTTCACTTTCTTCACTGAGTTCATCCTCCTCGGGCTGTCTGCTGACTGCCGCATCCAGACTCTGCTCTTTGTGGTGTTCCTGGGGATTTACCTCCTGACCCTGGTGGGGAATCTGGTGATGATCCTGGTGATCAGAGGGGATTCTCACCTCCACATCCCCATGTATTTTTTCCTTGGACATCTGTCCTTCCTAGATATCTGCTTCTCTTCAGTTACTATGCCCAAAATGCTACAGAACTTCCTGTCTCAGAAGAAAAGCATCTCTGTGTGGGGCTGTATCAcccagagtttcttttttcttctctgtgggtGTGCGGAAGCCAGTCTGCTCTCtgccatggcctatgaccgctatgctGCCATCTGCCACCCTCTGCTCTATACCATGGTCATGAACAGGCCTCTCTGCATGGTAATGGTCAGCGCAGCATGGGGAATAGGGGTTCTGAACTCACTGGTAAATAATCTTTTCATCCACAAGTTACATTTCTGTGGGTCCAACATCATCTTCCACTTCTGCTGTGAGCTGCCCTCACTCTTCCCTCTGTCATGTACTGATCCCACTGCCAACAAGTTCCTTCTGTCAGGGTCCAGTGCATTTCTAGGGCTGCTGACGCTTCCCCTGATCCTCTTCTCTTACTCCAGAATCATTTCTGCCATTCTGAACATCCGCTCCTCTGAGGGCCAAGCCaaagccttctccacctgctcctcccacctcacCGTGGTGCTCTTGTTCTATGGGACAGCTCTATTCAGGTACatcagccctgcctcaggctcagTGTTGGAGCGCGTGGTCTCCATTCAGTACAGTGTGATCACATCCTTGCTGAACCCCCTCATCTACAGCCTCAAGAACCAGGAGGTGAAGGCTGCTCTGCAGAGGATACTGAGGCAGTAA